One Pantoea eucalypti genomic region harbors:
- a CDS encoding NAD(P)/FAD-dependent oxidoreductase, which yields MTTSVKRIVIVGGGAGGLEMATQLGHKLGRKKKAEIILVDRNHSHLWKPLLHEVATGSMDEGIDALSYLAHARNHGFEFQLGSLTDIDRSRKVIRLAEVLNAQGEVLVPQREVAYDQLVMALGSTSNDFGTPGVKDHCIFLDNPHQARRFHNEMLNLFLKFSASEGKVEKVNIAIVGGGATGVELSAELHNAVKQLHSYGFKGLGREALNVTLVEAGERILPALPPRISAAAHQELTKLGVRVLTQTMVTSAERNGLNTKGGEFIEADLMVWAAGIKAPDFLKEIGGLETNRINQLVVKETLQTTLDDDIYAIGDCASCALPGGGFVPPRAQSAHQMASRAMENILAQRHGKPLKAYVYKDHGSLVSLSRFSTVGSLMGNLMRGSMMVEGRIARFVYISLYRMHQVALHGYFKTGLMMLVGSINRVIRPRLKLH from the coding sequence TTGACTACGTCTGTTAAGAGAATTGTTATTGTCGGCGGGGGAGCGGGCGGCCTGGAAATGGCGACGCAATTGGGCCATAAACTGGGTCGTAAAAAGAAAGCCGAAATTATCCTGGTTGATCGTAACCATAGCCATTTGTGGAAGCCGCTGCTGCACGAAGTGGCCACGGGTTCGATGGATGAAGGCATTGACGCACTGAGCTATCTGGCCCATGCCCGCAACCACGGTTTTGAGTTCCAGTTGGGTTCGCTCACCGATATCGATCGCAGCCGCAAAGTGATCCGCCTGGCCGAAGTGCTGAACGCACAGGGCGAAGTGCTGGTGCCACAGCGTGAAGTGGCCTACGACCAGCTGGTCATGGCGCTGGGCAGCACCTCCAATGATTTCGGAACGCCGGGTGTCAAAGATCACTGCATCTTCCTGGATAATCCACATCAGGCGCGTCGTTTCCACAACGAAATGCTCAACCTGTTCCTGAAATTCTCTGCCAGCGAAGGCAAGGTCGAGAAAGTGAACATCGCTATCGTGGGCGGCGGCGCAACAGGCGTTGAGCTGTCAGCGGAGCTGCACAACGCGGTGAAACAGCTGCACAGCTACGGCTTCAAAGGCCTCGGACGCGAAGCGCTGAACGTGACGCTGGTGGAGGCGGGCGAACGTATTCTGCCTGCACTCCCACCGCGCATCTCTGCTGCTGCGCACCAGGAGCTGACCAAACTGGGCGTGCGCGTTCTGACGCAGACCATGGTCACCAGCGCTGAGCGTAATGGCCTGAATACCAAAGGCGGCGAGTTTATCGAAGCCGACCTGATGGTCTGGGCAGCAGGGATCAAAGCGCCTGACTTCCTGAAAGAGATTGGCGGACTGGAAACCAACCGTATCAACCAGCTGGTGGTGAAAGAGACCTTGCAGACCACGCTGGACGATGACATTTACGCCATTGGCGACTGTGCCTCCTGCGCCCTGCCGGGCGGCGGTTTTGTTCCGCCACGTGCCCAGTCGGCGCACCAGATGGCCTCACGCGCGATGGAAAACATCCTGGCGCAGCGTCACGGTAAACCGCTGAAAGCCTATGTCTATAAAGACCATGGCTCGCTGGTGTCGCTTTCCCGCTTCAGTACGGTCGGCAGCCTGATGGGTAACCTGATGCGTGGCTCGATGATGGTGGAAGGGCGTATTGCACGCTTTGTCTACATCTCACTCTACCGTATGCACCAGGTCGCGCTGCACGGCTACTTTAAAACTGGCCTGATGATGCTGGTGGGCAGCATTAACCGGGTGATCCGTCCCCGGCTTAAGCTGCACTAA
- a CDS encoding glycine zipper 2TM domain-containing protein has product MNKSMLAGIGIGVAAALGVAAVAGMNVFDRGPQYAQVLSATPIKESIKQPRQECRNVTLTHRRAVQDENRLAGSVLGAVAGGVLGHQFGGGRGRDVATVAGAVAGGYAGNQVQGGLQDRDTYTTTEQRCKTVYDKQEKKLGYDVTYKIGDQQGKIRMENDPGTRIPLDRNGQLVLNGDQA; this is encoded by the coding sequence GTGAATAAATCAATGTTAGCGGGTATCGGTATTGGTGTAGCAGCAGCGCTGGGTGTTGCAGCCGTAGCAGGCATGAATGTGTTTGATCGCGGTCCTCAATACGCTCAGGTACTCTCTGCAACACCAATCAAAGAGAGCATCAAACAGCCACGTCAGGAGTGCCGGAACGTCACACTGACCCACCGTCGGGCCGTACAGGATGAAAACCGTCTTGCTGGCTCTGTATTAGGTGCAGTGGCAGGTGGGGTGCTGGGTCACCAGTTTGGTGGCGGTCGCGGCAGGGATGTAGCGACAGTAGCGGGTGCGGTAGCGGGCGGTTATGCCGGTAATCAGGTCCAGGGTGGACTGCAGGATCGGGATACCTACACCACAACCGAACAGCGCTGCAAAACAGTTTATGATAAACAAGAGAAAAAACTGGGATATGACGTGACCTATAAAATAGGCGATCAGCAGGGTAAAATCCGCATGGAAAATGACCCCGGCACGCGTATTCCTCTGGATCGCAATGGTCAGCTGGTTCTCAACGGCGATCAGGCGTAA
- the mfd gene encoding transcription-repair coupling factor: protein MPEQTRYTLPVKSGDHRQLGQIIGAAHAVECASITEHHAGPVLMITPDTQTALRLLDEIRQFTDLPVTHLADWETLPYDSFSPHQDIISARLSTLYQLPVMQRGMLIMPVNTLMQRVCPHSFLHGHALVMKQGQKLSRDRLRDQLEQAGYRHVDQVMEHGEYATRGALLDLFPMGSDQPYRIDFFDDEIDSLRLFDVDSQRTLEAVPEINLLPAHEFPSDKAAIELFRSRWREIFDVRRESEHVYQQVSKGTLPAGIEYWQPLFFEQPLPSLFSYLPDNTLIVNCGDLEGSARRFWQDAEVRYENRRVDPMRPLLEPVTLWLRPDALMGELKAWPRIQMTNEVLPDKAANTNLGYTPLPDLAVQAQAKAPLDHLRQFIETFSGAVVFSVESEGRRETLQELLARIKLRPQPVHRFDETVDDRFSLMIGASERGFIDTQGNRALICESDLLGERVSRRRQDTRRTINPDILIRNLAELSPGQPVVHLEHGVGRYIGLTTLEAGGIQAEYLMLSYANDAKLYVPVSSLHLISRYAGGADDNAPLHKLGSDAWSRARQKAAEKVRDVAAELLDIYAQRAAKSGFAFKHNREQYQLFCESFPFETTPDQAQAINAVLSDMCQPLAMDRLVCGDVGFGKTEVAMRAAFLAIENHKQVAVLVPTTLLAQQHYDNFRDRFANWPVRIEMLSRFRTAKEQAQVLEQASDGKIDILIGTHKLLMSDLKWHDLGLLIVDEEHRFGVRHKERIKAMRADVDILTLTATPIPRTLNMAMSGMRDLSIIATPPARRLAVKTFVREFDDLVIREAILREVLRGGQVYYLYNDVENIEKAAQRLSELVPEARVAIGHGQMRERDLERVMNDFHHQRFNVLVCTTIIETGIDIPTANTIIIERADHFGLAQLHQLRGRVGRSHHQAYAWLLTPHPKSMTADAHKRLEAIASLEDLGAGFALATHDLEIRGAGELLGDEQSGQMETLGFTLYMELLENAVDALKAGREPSLEDLTSNQTEVELRMPALLPETFIPDVSTRLSLYKRIASAEVEEELQELKVEMIDRFGLLPDPARNLLDVAIIRLKARAVGLRKIEASDKGGYFDFAPKNNVDPAWLIGLLQKEPQQWKLDGPTRLRFTRELSERKIRMEWVQGFVSQLAEHQA from the coding sequence ATGCCCGAACAGACTCGTTATACCCTGCCCGTTAAATCCGGCGATCACCGTCAGCTTGGCCAGATTATAGGCGCAGCGCACGCGGTGGAGTGTGCCAGCATTACCGAACACCATGCGGGTCCGGTATTGATGATTACCCCCGATACCCAAACCGCCCTGCGTCTGCTGGATGAGATCCGTCAGTTTACCGATCTGCCGGTGACGCACCTCGCTGACTGGGAGACACTCCCCTACGACAGCTTCTCGCCGCATCAGGATATTATCTCCGCGCGCCTGTCGACACTCTACCAGCTGCCGGTGATGCAGCGCGGTATGCTGATCATGCCGGTCAACACCCTGATGCAGCGCGTCTGCCCGCACAGTTTCCTGCACGGCCATGCGCTGGTGATGAAGCAGGGACAAAAACTGTCACGCGACCGGCTACGCGACCAGCTTGAGCAGGCCGGTTATCGCCATGTCGATCAGGTGATGGAGCACGGTGAATACGCCACGCGCGGCGCCCTGCTCGACCTGTTCCCGATGGGCAGCGATCAGCCTTATCGCATCGACTTTTTCGATGATGAGATTGATAGCCTGCGCCTGTTCGACGTCGACAGTCAGCGTACGCTGGAAGCCGTCCCGGAAATTAACCTGTTGCCGGCCCATGAGTTTCCCAGCGACAAAGCGGCTATTGAGCTGTTTCGCAGCCGCTGGCGCGAAATTTTTGATGTGCGCCGCGAGTCGGAGCATGTCTATCAGCAGGTAAGTAAAGGCACGCTGCCTGCGGGCATTGAATACTGGCAGCCGCTCTTTTTTGAACAGCCATTACCGAGTCTGTTCAGCTATCTGCCAGATAACACCCTGATTGTGAACTGTGGCGATCTGGAAGGCAGCGCCCGCCGCTTCTGGCAGGATGCTGAGGTGCGTTATGAGAATCGCCGCGTTGATCCGATGCGTCCGCTGCTGGAGCCGGTTACCCTGTGGCTGCGTCCCGATGCCCTGATGGGTGAGCTTAAAGCCTGGCCGCGCATTCAGATGACCAATGAAGTGCTGCCCGACAAAGCGGCGAATACTAACCTCGGTTACACCCCGCTGCCCGACCTTGCCGTTCAGGCGCAGGCGAAAGCGCCGCTCGACCATCTGCGTCAGTTTATTGAAACCTTCAGCGGTGCTGTCGTCTTCTCGGTTGAAAGCGAAGGCCGCCGCGAGACCCTGCAGGAACTGCTGGCCCGGATTAAACTGCGCCCTCAGCCGGTACATCGTTTCGATGAAACTGTCGACGATCGTTTCAGTCTGATGATTGGCGCCAGCGAGCGCGGTTTCATTGATACCCAGGGTAACCGGGCACTGATTTGCGAAAGCGATCTGCTGGGCGAACGCGTCAGCCGTCGCCGTCAGGATACCCGTCGCACTATCAATCCGGACATTCTGATCCGTAACCTGGCGGAGCTGAGCCCCGGCCAGCCGGTGGTGCATCTGGAGCACGGTGTGGGGCGCTATATCGGCCTGACGACGCTGGAAGCGGGTGGTATTCAGGCGGAATACCTGATGCTCTCCTACGCCAATGACGCCAAACTCTATGTGCCGGTTTCGTCCCTGCACCTGATCAGTCGCTACGCGGGTGGCGCGGACGATAACGCCCCACTGCATAAACTGGGCAGCGATGCCTGGTCACGCGCCCGGCAGAAAGCGGCTGAGAAAGTGCGTGATGTGGCGGCGGAACTGCTGGATATCTATGCCCAGCGCGCCGCCAAATCCGGCTTTGCCTTTAAGCATAATCGTGAACAGTATCAGCTGTTCTGCGAAAGCTTCCCCTTTGAAACCACACCGGACCAGGCGCAGGCAATCAATGCGGTGCTGAGTGATATGTGCCAGCCGCTGGCCATGGACCGCCTGGTGTGCGGCGACGTCGGCTTCGGTAAAACCGAAGTGGCAATGCGCGCGGCGTTTCTGGCGATTGAGAACCATAAACAGGTGGCCGTGCTGGTGCCGACCACCCTGCTGGCACAGCAGCACTACGATAACTTCCGCGATCGCTTCGCCAACTGGCCGGTCCGCATTGAGATGCTCTCCCGTTTCCGTACCGCCAAAGAGCAGGCACAGGTGCTGGAACAGGCCAGTGACGGCAAGATCGACATTTTAATCGGCACCCATAAGCTGCTGATGAGCGATCTCAAATGGCACGATCTCGGCCTGCTGATTGTTGATGAAGAGCACCGCTTCGGGGTGCGTCACAAAGAGCGCATCAAGGCGATGCGTGCCGATGTGGACATTCTGACCCTGACCGCCACGCCGATCCCGCGTACGCTGAATATGGCCATGAGCGGCATGCGCGATCTCTCGATTATCGCCACACCGCCTGCCCGCCGTTTAGCGGTAAAAACCTTTGTGCGTGAATTTGACGATCTGGTGATCCGTGAAGCGATCCTGCGTGAAGTTCTGCGTGGCGGACAGGTCTACTATCTTTACAACGACGTTGAAAATATTGAGAAAGCGGCGCAGCGTCTCAGCGAACTGGTGCCGGAAGCGCGTGTGGCGATTGGTCATGGCCAGATGCGTGAGCGCGATCTGGAACGGGTGATGAACGATTTCCATCATCAGCGTTTTAACGTGCTGGTCTGTACCACCATTATCGAAACCGGTATCGACATTCCGACTGCCAATACCATCATCATTGAGCGGGCCGATCACTTTGGTCTGGCACAGCTGCATCAGCTGCGTGGTCGCGTTGGCCGTTCGCATCATCAGGCTTATGCCTGGCTGTTAACGCCGCATCCAAAATCGATGACCGCCGATGCACATAAGCGACTGGAAGCGATCGCCTCTCTGGAAGATCTGGGAGCCGGTTTTGCGCTGGCTACGCACGACCTGGAGATTCGCGGTGCCGGCGAGCTACTGGGTGATGAGCAGAGCGGACAGATGGAGACGCTGGGCTTCACACTCTATATGGAACTGCTGGAGAATGCGGTCGACGCGCTAAAAGCGGGTCGCGAGCCGTCACTGGAAGATCTCACCAGTAATCAGACAGAGGTAGAGCTGCGGATGCCCGCCCTGCTGCCAGAGACGTTTATCCCGGATGTCAGCACCCGTCTTTCGCTCTATAAGCGCATCGCCAGCGCAGAGGTTGAAGAGGAATTACAGGAGCTGAAAGTGGAGATGATCGACCGATTTGGCCTGCTGCCCGATCCAGCCCGAAATCTGCTGGACGTGGCGATTATCCGTCTGAAGGCCCGTGCTGTCGGTCTGCGTAAGATCGAAGCCAGCGACAAAGGCGGTTATTTCGATTTTGCGCCGAAGAACAATGTGGATCCAGCATGGCTGATCGGCCTGTTGCAGAAAGAGCCACAGCAGTGGAAGCTGGATGGCCCGACACGCCTGCGGTTTACCCGCGAGCTGTCGGAAAGGAAAATACGGATGGAGTGGGTGCAGGGCTTTGTTTCACAACTGGCTGAGCATCAGGCGTAA